Below is a window of Myxococcales bacterium DNA.
GCACGTCTTTCTGCTCGCCGGCGAACGCGACACCTCGTTCAACGCCAAGAAAGCCGGCGCCGCCCTCGCCGAACTGACCGCCCAGGGCGTCGATGTCCGGCTGGCTGTCGCCCCCGGCGTCAGCCACGTCACCGTCTACGACAAGGTCAAAGACGCCGCCCGCTGGGTGCTCGGCGGGTTCGCGGCGCCGACCGGCGAATGATGTTGAACCGGAACCCACCGAACAATTCAATCACTAATTGCGATAATTATTGATATCTTGTATTCAGAAAAATGTGCTGGTCCACGATCGCCGAAAGGAGCAAGCGGAATGTATTTTTGTTATGTCGACGAGGCGGGATCATTGGATGTGGATACCAAGCGTTTGTGCCGGGACGCCAAGGAAAAGCCGTATATTTACGTTCTTTGCGGTCTTTGTGTCTTGGATTTCAAGTGGTCGAAATTCTCAGGGATTATTGATGACCGCAAGGATCAACTGCGAACAAAGATCAAACAAACGAGAGGGTTGGATCTATCCTTGGCTGATTGCGAATTGAAATCGTCGTGGATTCGAATTCCCAAATTGCGTCGCGAGCGTCAGTTTCTTTCCAATCTGTCACCGGATGAACTGACCGCTTTGGTCAACTTGTGTTACTATCAGATTGAATACGCGAAAATGACCCTTTTCGCCATTGTGGTCGACAAACGGAATCTTCTGGGATACATGGATCAAGACAAGCTGCATCGCAAAGCTTGGGAATTGCTTCTGGAGCGAGTCGAAAACTTCATGCGCGAACGCCATGACCGTCACAATGTGATTTTTCTTCGCGATGATGTCAGTCGCCAGGCGAATCAGAATCTCGCGGAAAAGCATGCTTACCTGTTACGAACGCAAGCGACTTCGGGACAGAAGTTGGGTCATGTCATCGAGATGCCACTGTTTGTGCGTAGCGAACTCTCGAACGGCATTCAACTTGCCGACTTTGCTGCCTATAATTTTTACCATGCATTTTCGCGGAAAACGCTCGATTACGAGCATTTTCAAAGAATATTTCCCTACATCTATAATTCGGCCAATACCCCATCTGAAAAGCTCGATGGATTGAAGGTGTTTCCGCCCGAAAGCGAATTGACACCCTTCGCTAGTGAAATCGGGAGATTAGCCGGAAAAATTTCGGAAGCAAGATTAAAAAAATGAAGTCCAGCGGGGCGAACCCTATCGAGCCGACTTGCGGCACTGGACTGTCAGTATTGTCGTCATCCAGCCGATTCTTGTCAAGAATGATCGTTAATGTATTCTATTTGTTACAATACAATAAATAACGCCGTGCGGAGCGGCGCCGGCTGATAACAACCAGTAACCGTTTCCGTTTTTCGTCAGCACCCGCAACCGGCGTCATCGTCGTCGTCATCCCCGCCGCCGGACTGATCGTCGTCGTCCGCCTGATCGTCGTCGTCATCGTCGGTTGGTTCAGCCGGGACGTAGAGGTCGCCCTCGGCGGTGACGGCGATGTCGAGCAGGTGGTCCGACAGCGGCGCGCTGTGGTGGGTCACCAGCAGGTGCCACGTCCGATCGTCGGGCGGGTAGATCGCTTCGTCGAACGAGGACAAGCCTGTCCAGGCGTAGGCCGCCTTGAACGCCTGGTTCGTCCGGGCCTTTTCGAGGTTCTTGTCGTTGACCAGGAACACGTCGACCAGCGGCGGATCGAACGGGTAGTACGGCCGCGCGGCGCTGAAGGCGCTTTTCGTGCCGGCCAGCCGGTCGGTCGCGTTGAACGTTAGGTGCAGGGCGTAGGTGTCGTTGAGCTGCTCGAACTCGAGCGGCTGGTCGTTCACCAGGGGTTGCGCGAACTGGTGCGTGTAGTCGAACGTGGCGTTCGCCGTTGCGTCGGCGGCCTTGACGATCCATTCCAGCGGCGTTTTTTCGCCTTTGCCGGTGTCCGGATACACGCCCGCGCCGCTTTCGATGTAGATGAAGTAGTTGCGGTTTTCGCCCAGTTTCACCGAGGCCAACCCGTCGGGGTCGGTGATCAGCCAGAAGCCCTGATACTTCGAGGTGGTGCCCCAACCCTCGGAGTAGATATCGATGCGCGCGTCGGGAACCGGCGCCCCGTCGGCGTCGGTGAGGGCGAAATTGACGGTGATGTGGTCGCTGTAGCGTTCGGGCACGGCTTCAACCCGGCCGTCGCCGAGCCAGAAGACCGCGAAACTGATGTCCTTGCTGCCGCCGACCTGCTTGTCGTAGGCGATGCCCGGGTTGTTGATGGTGTTGCCGCCGTTGCTCCAATCGACCTGGAAGGGGTGCCACTCGTCGTCGGCATAGAACTCGTTCCAGACGTGGTCCTCGTTGATGGTGCTGACCAGCCCCGCCGGGATCAGCGCCGTGCGCATGGCGGCGGCGCCGATGTCCTGCAATTCGCCGCAGTTGCCGTAGTGGTTGTAGGCGATGCGCACCGGATCCAGTGACCGCTCGACCGGCGCTCCGTTGTCGTACCGCTCCTGGATGTTGTCGAGCATGTTCTTGCCGATCCAGTTGCCGACGGCGCTGACCGCGTCGGTGTTTTCCCAGAGCGGCCGGTCGCCCGACAGCCACTTGGTCTCGCCGTCCCACAGCAGGGTCACGCCCGCGAGCATGTCGGCCAGTGCCGGCCGGCCGTAGACGGTCACCGTGTCGGTTTCGTTCGCCGCCTGCGCGACGGTGGTGAAGCCGCCGGGGAACACCAGGCCCGCCGGGTCGTCGGCGTCGGCGGTATCCAGGTGCAGTTCGAGGACCCGGTAATTGCTGACGAAGGTTTCGAGCTGGGTCTTGGCGTTCGCCACGGCCTGGTAGAGGGCCAGCGGCTGATTCGGCAGCACGACGGCCTTTTTGTAGATCGTCTGGAACGTCGCCCATTCGGTGTCGCCGTAGCCCGCCAGCGTGGCGCTGTCGATGACGGTCGCGTCGGCCCAGCGGCCGAGGTCGGTCAGGGCGGTCTGGAATTCCGGCACCAGCGTGTCGGCCAGCAGGGCGATCGGTGAGGCCGCCGGCAGCAGCAGGTCGCCGTTGCCCTGGTCGAGCAGGTTTTCGAGCAGCGGGCAGCCGTTGGCCGCGGACGCCGCCGCAAGGCGGACCGTCGTCGCGAAGATCTGCCCGGACCCGTAAGCGAACTCGGCGAAGGCCACGTCGCGGCCGGTGCCGTGGTAGATGATTTCCAGGTTGTGGATGGACAAGTCCGTCAGGTAGCCGCGCGCGCTGGGCGCGAGGCCCTGCAGGTCGGCGGCGTCCACGTCTTGGAAATACATCGGCGCCTGATAGCCGCGCCCGTCGCCGACGTCGTACATCAGGTATTCGCGCCAGAAGTAGCCGCCTTCGCCGGGGTCGGCGTCGTAACCGGTGAGCGGATCGACCTGGTCGATGCCTTCCACGTCGAGTTTCGGATGCACGACGTGCCAGTAGTAGATGTCGCGCGGCAGGTCGTAGGTCGTTTCCTCGCCGTCCGCGATCAGGTGGTAGCGCAGGGTCGTGCCGTAATCGCCCTTGCCGGATTCGCCGCTATCGACGACCTCGACGTAATCGAGCAGTTCGTCGTATTCGTAGATCAAGCCGACGTTCGCCTCGAAGAAGGCGAGGCGGTCGTTGACGCCCTCGAGATCGCTTTTGCTCAGGTAGGCGATCAGGAAGGCGTATTCGTCGCGATAGCGGTCGTCGATCGGGTCGAGCAGGATTTCGGCCAGTTCCTCGGCGATCGTGGCGTTGACCTCGAAAAAGCGGTGGGCGACGCGCATTTTCAGCCAGTCGGGCGCCACGGCGACGGCGTCCAGCATGGTCTGGCTCAGGGTTTCGATCTCCGGCGCGTCGATTTCGCCCACGGCCGGATTGACGCTCCAGATCATTTGTTCGTAGGCGTTGAGGTAGTTGGCGCCGAAGGTCTCGTCGGCGGCCGGCCGGACGAGCGGCACGGGGGCCGCCTCATCGCCGGCGCGGAAAACCGGGGTCAAGGGATGGTCGTAAACGGTCGCCTCGTCGAGCTTCAGCGGCGCGATCGTCGGGCCGCCGTCGGCCAGGGCGAGGGAAGTCACGAGCAGCAGACACGTCAGGCAAAGCGCGGCCCGCAGGGTATGCATGAATTTCCTCCACGAATAAAGGCGGGATATCGGCCATTGTAGCGCCGGTGGGTTCGGGCTCACAAGGCGATGGTTTGCCGCGCCGATTCTGTGTTAAGGTGGCGGCGCTCGGGAGGAATCGGTGTACGGATTGGTCAAACCGAAATGGGTCGACCCCGCGGCCAAACCGCCGGCGCTCGCCGGCCCGCTGGGCGTCGTCGTCCCCGCCTACAACGCGGCCGACACCATCGCCGCCTGCCTGGCCAGCCTGCAAAATCAACGCGGCGTGACGATCGACCTGGTGGTCGTGGACGACGGGTCCACCGACGGCACGGCCGAGGCCGCGCAAACCGCCGGGGCGCGCGTCGTGCGCCGCGCCGTCAACGGCGGGGCCGGCGGCGCGCGCAACGAAGGCGCGAAACACGTCGGCGGCGACGTCCTGTTTTTCGCCGAGGCCGACGGCTGCTACGCCCCGGACCACCTGCGCACCTGCCTGCGGGCCCTGGCCGACCCGGAAGTCGGCGCGTCCATCGCCCTGGGCGTCCGGGCCTGGACCGGGCGCGACAACGCGGTGACGCGCTGGGGCGACGCCGTCTGGATCGCCGCGCATTCCCTGGTAGCGCTCGGCCGGCGCGGCACCGGCGCCTGGTGCTACCGGCGGGAAGCATTCGCGGCGGCGGGCGGCTTCGACGAGACGTTGCACCACGGCGAGGACCTCGATCTGGCGCGGCGGATCGGCCGGCTCGGCCGTCGCACGGGCGTCGCCGGCTGGGCGACGATCCGGCACCGCAACCCGGACACCTGGGGCGCCTGGGCGCGCGAGGCCTGGCACAAGGCGCGGGCGCGCGGGCTGGACGAAAAACCGACCGCCGCGGCCTGGCTCGCGCAAGGGTTGAAGGCGGGCTTGCTGGCGGCGATCCCGGCCGCGCTCGTCGCCGGCGCGCTGGCCCGGCCGCTCTGGTTGCCGGTCGTTCTGGCCGCGTTGGTCGCGCTTTGCACGGATCGCGCCGAAAACCGGCTGGCGCTGCGCTGGTTGTGGGTTCGGCGCGATTGGCGGTCCTTCCCGGCGGTGCCGCCGCTTTGCTGGCTGCGCCGGTTCTGCCTGGCGGGCGGGCGTCTGGCCGGCTGGGCGCGGGCGGAAAAATCGGGTAGGAAATCCACTGGCGGTAAGCTATATTGAGCGCCAAGCCGAAGTCAGTAAAAAAACCATCGTATGTGGGGAGGCAATGGAACCGGTAGGAGTCGTACAAGTCGTTCATAGTCTGGAAGTCGGCGGCATGGAGCGGGTGGCCGCGCATTTGGCCATGCATTTGGGCAGTCCGTACAAATCCCTGGTTATCTGTTTGACGATTCCCGGCCACTTCGCGCCGCAACTGGAAGCCGCGGGCATCGAGGTGATCGCCCTGAACAAGAAACCGGGCAAGGATTTCGGCCTGCCCGGGCGGCTGGCGAAAATCCTGCGGGAACGCCGGATCCGCATCGTCCACGCGCACAACAGCGGGCCGATGTTCACCGGCACCTGGGCCGGTTTGCTGGCCCGAAGCAACGGCATCATCGTCACCGACCACAGCCGCTATTTCCCGGAGCGCCCGACGGTCGTTGCCACGGAAATGGTGTTGTCGCGGCTGGTGAACGAGATCGTCAGCGTCAGCGAACACAACAAGCAGGAACTGGTGAAACGGCTGCATTGGCCGGAGAAAAAAATCACCGTGATTCCCAACGGCGTGGAGGAGATTTCCGAAATCGACGCGGCGACCGCCGGCCGGCTGCGGGAGGAATTCGGGCTGACCGGCGACATGCCGACGCTGCTGACCATGGCGCGGCTCGAAAAGCAGAAGAACATCGGCCTGCTGATTCAGGCCATGGGCGAATTGCGCAAACAAGGCCTGGACTGCCGGCTGATCGTCGGCGGCGAGGGCGCCGAACGCGAAACCCTCGAGCGGCTGCGCCGGGAATGCCAATTGGAAGATCGGGTCTTTTTGCCCGGCTGGCGGCTCGACGCGGCGGCGCTTTACCGGGTCGTCGACATCTTCGCGCTGCCCTCCGACTGGGAAGGCCTGCCGATGAGCATCCTCGAGGCGATGAGCGCCTCGTTGCCGATCCTGGCCACCGACGTGGGCGACGTTTCCAAGGCGGTGATCACCCGGGAAAACGGGCTGCTGGTAACGCCGCGCGACCTCGGCCAGATGGCGGCGGCGCTCGCGGAACTGGTGCGGGATGCGGATAAACGGCGCCGGTTCGGCGTGAAGAGCCGGGACATCTGGCAGCAGCATTACAGCGTGAAAGGCATGGCGCGACGCTACGAAGAGCTCTATGCGAGGTATGCGTGAGCGGTTCCCGGGTCGCGAAAAACAGCCTCATTCTTCTGATCGCCGAGGCGGCGCGCCGCGGCTTGTCGGTCG
It encodes the following:
- a CDS encoding glycosyltransferase: MEPVGVVQVVHSLEVGGMERVAAHLAMHLGSPYKSLVICLTIPGHFAPQLEAAGIEVIALNKKPGKDFGLPGRLAKILRERRIRIVHAHNSGPMFTGTWAGLLARSNGIIVTDHSRYFPERPTVVATEMVLSRLVNEIVSVSEHNKQELVKRLHWPEKKITVIPNGVEEISEIDAATAGRLREEFGLTGDMPTLLTMARLEKQKNIGLLIQAMGELRKQGLDCRLIVGGEGAERETLERLRRECQLEDRVFLPGWRLDAAALYRVVDIFALPSDWEGLPMSILEAMSASLPILATDVGDVSKAVITRENGLLVTPRDLGQMAAALAELVRDADKRRRFGVKSRDIWQQHYSVKGMARRYEELYARYA
- a CDS encoding glycosyltransferase family 2 protein; its protein translation is MYGLVKPKWVDPAAKPPALAGPLGVVVPAYNAADTIAACLASLQNQRGVTIDLVVVDDGSTDGTAEAAQTAGARVVRRAVNGGAGGARNEGAKHVGGDVLFFAEADGCYAPDHLRTCLRALADPEVGASIALGVRAWTGRDNAVTRWGDAVWIAAHSLVALGRRGTGAWCYRREAFAAAGGFDETLHHGEDLDLARRIGRLGRRTGVAGWATIRHRNPDTWGAWAREAWHKARARGLDEKPTAAAWLAQGLKAGLLAAIPAALVAGALARPLWLPVVLAALVALCTDRAENRLALRWLWVRRDWRSFPAVPPLCWLRRFCLAGGRLAGWARAEKSGRKSTGGKLY
- a CDS encoding transglutaminase domain-containing protein, with translation MHTLRAALCLTCLLLVTSLALADGGPTIAPLKLDEATVYDHPLTPVFRAGDEAAPVPLVRPAADETFGANYLNAYEQMIWSVNPAVGEIDAPEIETLSQTMLDAVAVAPDWLKMRVAHRFFEVNATIAEELAEILLDPIDDRYRDEYAFLIAYLSKSDLEGVNDRLAFFEANVGLIYEYDELLDYVEVVDSGESGKGDYGTTLRYHLIADGEETTYDLPRDIYYWHVVHPKLDVEGIDQVDPLTGYDADPGEGGYFWREYLMYDVGDGRGYQAPMYFQDVDAADLQGLAPSARGYLTDLSIHNLEIIYHGTGRDVAFAEFAYGSGQIFATTVRLAAASAANGCPLLENLLDQGNGDLLLPAASPIALLADTLVPEFQTALTDLGRWADATVIDSATLAGYGDTEWATFQTIYKKAVVLPNQPLALYQAVANAKTQLETFVSNYRVLELHLDTADADDPAGLVFPGGFTTVAQAANETDTVTVYGRPALADMLAGVTLLWDGETKWLSGDRPLWENTDAVSAVGNWIGKNMLDNIQERYDNGAPVERSLDPVRIAYNHYGNCGELQDIGAAAMRTALIPAGLVSTINEDHVWNEFYADDEWHPFQVDWSNGGNTINNPGIAYDKQVGGSKDISFAVFWLGDGRVEAVPERYSDHITVNFALTDADGAPVPDARIDIYSEGWGTTSKYQGFWLITDPDGLASVKLGENRNYFIYIESGAGVYPDTGKGEKTPLEWIVKAADATANATFDYTHQFAQPLVNDQPLEFEQLNDTYALHLTFNATDRLAGTKSAFSAARPYYPFDPPLVDVFLVNDKNLEKARTNQAFKAAYAWTGLSSFDEAIYPPDDRTWHLLVTHHSAPLSDHLLDIAVTAEGDLYVPAEPTDDDDDDQADDDDQSGGGDDDDDDAGCGC
- a CDS encoding DUF3800 domain-containing protein; this encodes MYFCYVDEAGSLDVDTKRLCRDAKEKPYIYVLCGLCVLDFKWSKFSGIIDDRKDQLRTKIKQTRGLDLSLADCELKSSWIRIPKLRRERQFLSNLSPDELTALVNLCYYQIEYAKMTLFAIVVDKRNLLGYMDQDKLHRKAWELLLERVENFMRERHDRHNVIFLRDDVSRQANQNLAEKHAYLLRTQATSGQKLGHVIEMPLFVRSELSNGIQLADFAAYNFYHAFSRKTLDYEHFQRIFPYIYNSANTPSEKLDGLKVFPPESELTPFASEIGRLAGKISEARLKK